The Gemmatimonas aurantiaca T-27 DNA segment GGCCTGGGTCAACGGAAAGATCGTTGAACCGCTACCCCCCCACCCCTTTCCTCACCACATCCGGGAAATCGCCGAACATCCCGTCCACCCCAAGCCGCACAAACTCCTGCACCTCGGCCAGCGGATCCCCGCCATAGCGCTTGCCCAGAAACACCGACTCCGACCGCAGTGTCCACACATGCACCTTGAGCCCCGCCGCATGGGCATCGCCTATCAGCGACGTGGGGACACTGGCCGAATCCCCGCCCACGATCATGCGCGTGTTGACCCCGATGGCATCGGCAAAGGTGCGGATCTCGCGCAGCCCCTCCGGCGTGACCCACTGCGCGCCCGTGCGCCGGTCATAGGGCACCTGGCCACTCGACAGTAGCAACACCAGCCGCACCCGCGTCTCCGGCCGGAGCGCCCGCAGGTTGCCCACCTCGAAGCTCTGGATGAACACCGGCGCATCGGCGCGATCGAGACCACGGGCCCGTAAGCTGCGGAGCAACGCCGGCTCGAGCGGCAGGCCAATGCTCCGGAAGTACGTGGGGTGTTTGGTCTCCGGATACACGCCCACCACCCGCCCACGCGCCTTCGACAGGGAATCGGCGAGTGCCAGCACCTCATCGAAGGTGGGAATGGCAAACTGTCCGTCGAAATCGTGCGAGCGAAACGCCAACCGTTCGCGGGCCCGCAGTGTCCGAAGCTCGGCGATCGTGAAGTCTTCGGTGAACCAGCCGCTGACCGTGTCCCCATCGATGACCTTGCGGGTCTTTCGCGACGGATAGCGCTCGGCCACGTCGGTGGTACCACCGATCTCATTCTCATGACGGGCCACGAGCACACCATCACGGGTGCTCACGAGATCGGGCTCGATGTAGTCGGCCCCCATCTCCACGGCCAGCGTATAGGCGGCAATGGTATGCTCGGGCCGATGTCCGCTGGCGCCGCGGTGGGCGATGACCAGGGGACGGGCGGCGGGCATCACGGCGCCGCTCGGGGCCGAAGCGCCGCCCCGACATGCGGGCAGGGTCAGCAACACGCCCGTCCCGAGGAGGGACATGGCGAGCAGACGGGTGACCCGTCGAACGAATGGACGATGGCAGGGTGTCATGGAGTTTCGTCGATCTTCGCCCCAACTTACCGCTATGAGCGACCCGTCATCCCAGGACATCGAGTCACGGCTTCGTACCGCCCTTGCCGGGCAGTACCGTGTGGAAGGCTTGCTGGGACAGGGCGGTATGGGGGCTGTGTTCCGCGCCCATGACGAGGCGCTCGACAGACCCGTCGCCATCAAGGTGGTCTCGCCCGATATGGCGGCCAGCGCGGAGCTGCGCCAGCGGTTCGTCATGGAGTCGCGCACGGTGGCCCGCCTGCGGCATCCGAATATCGTGGCCGTGTACGCCGCCGGTGAGGTGGACGGACTGCTGTACTTCGTGATGGAGTTCGTGCCGGGCGAGAGTCTGCGCGACCGGCTCACACGGGAGCACAAGCTGTCGGAGCACGACGCCGCCCCGATCCTGCGTGACATGGGGCTCGCGCTCGACTACGCGCACGCCGCCGGTGTGGTGCATCGCGACGTGAAGCCCGAGAATGTGCTGCTCGATCGCGAAACGGGCCGCGCCATGCTCACCGACTTCGGCGTCGCGCGCGCGTTGCAGAGCAATGTGCAGCTCACCGGCGCCGGCTTTGTTTTGGGATCGCCGCGCTACATGAGCCCTGAGCAGGCCGGTGGCGAACCCTCCATCGATGGCCGCAGCGACCTCTACTCGCTGGGTCTCATTGCCGTGGAGATGATCACGGGCACGCCGGCGGTGGAAGCCACCACGGCGGCGACGGTACTCATCAAACACCTCACCGAGCAGGTCCCGTCGTTGGCCGTATCGGCCCCCGGCACATCGGAGACGGTGTCGCAGGCCGTAGATCTGCTGCTGCGCAAGGATCCCAACGAGCGCTGGGCGCGCGGACGGGATTTTGCTGCAGCAGTGATGGGGGAGCCGATTCCCGGAACGACACCCGCGCCAGGTGCCTTGTCGCGTACCACGGCAAATGCCCGCGCTTCACGGGCCGCGAAGACAATGCGCACGTGGATTGGCGCCGGCGTGGGCACCCTCGCGGCCGTGGCGGCGGGCGTCTTCTTCCTTGGCAATCGTGGCAGCAGCAGCGACAAGGAGTGGATCGTCGCGCCCTTCGAAGTGCAGAGCCCCGATCGCTCGCTCGACTGGTTGCGCGAGGGTGGGCTCAACATGCTCACCATCTCGTTGGCGCAGTGGAAAGATCTGCACGTCGTCGAATACGAACGCACGCTGGATCTGCTGCGCGATGAGAAGCTGGAAGACGCACGCCGCGTGGGACTCGAAGACGCCCAGCGTCTCGCGCGCCGTGGCGGCGCCGGCCGGGTCGTGCTCGGTCAGCTCACGCTGGCCGGTGACTCGGTGATTGCCACGGCCAATCTGTACGATGTGCGTTCGGGCAAGGTCACCGATCGTGCACGTGCGGCCGCGCTACGTACCGCCGACCCACGCGGTCTGTTCGAGCAACTGGCCGGTGAATTGCTGGATCTGGTGGGCGGTCCGCGTTTGTCGCTCGATCTGGCGCAGCAAACCACCACATCGGTGGAAGCCTATCGCCTGTACCTGACCGGGTTGCGTGCACTCAATTCGTGGCGACTCGCACAAGCCGACTCGATGTTCTCGCAGGCCATCGAGCTCGACTCCACGTTTGCGCTGGCGTACTACCGTCGTTCATTGGGTCAGGGATGGCGCGGTCGGATGGACAGCTCGATGCTGTTCGATGTGGATCACGCCGTGCAATACGCCTCGCGGCTGCCGTCGCGCCAGCAGGAGATCGTACGCGGACAGGCGGAGCTCACGCGCGGCTTTGTGAACATGGCCACCGGCGATCCGGTTGCGTCACGCGCTTCGTTCCTGCAGTCGCGTGATCGTTTTGCGAAGCTGGTGGTGATCGATTCGCTGGACGCCGAAGCCTGGTATGCGCTGGCCGATGCCGACTATCACCTGGTCTGGAGCACCAGCTACGGTCGCAACGCCGACAGCGCATCCAAGTACCTGAATGAATCGATGCGGGCATTTCAGCGCACGATTCGTCTCGACTCCACGTTCCACCTGGCCTACCAGCACCTCGTGGATCTGTATGAACGGGCCGCCGTGCCGCGCTCGTTCATTCTGGTGAACGATTCCATCAAGGCCGGTGGGTCTGAAGCCAACGAACGTCGCGTGGGCACTCCCGAACGCATCGCGACGCTGCGCACGGCGGCCAGTGCCCGGGCTCGTGAGGCAGCGTTGGGTTGGATCGCTGCCGACCCCGACGCATCACAGGCCCGCCTCTCGCTGGCCACCAATCTCGAAGCAGCGGGCATGGCGGACAGCGCGGTCAAAGTGCTGCAGGCCACCATGGCACGGTCCTCCACCAACTCGGCCGCCGTGCCGTGGCGCATTCTCCGCATCCGGGCGCGACAACTGCAACCCGGCATCGGTCGGGCCTACGCAGATCTCCTTGGTCGCACACCGGTGGATTCGTTTGCGGCGATGGGTCTGCTTGAGCGCTATTCAGCCCTGACCGACGCGATGTCCGCCGCGGGACTCTCCGGACGCCTCTCGCTATTGCCCACGGCGGCCGATCTGCTCACCAACACCACGGTGATGCTGCCGGCCGTGGCGCAGACGCCCACGCGGGTCATCGCACAGTGGTTCGCCTTGGCCGTGCGCGGCGGAGCGGGTGTGCCACTGACCACGGCAGAAAAGGCCCAGTTCGACGAAGTCACCAGCATCCTGAGCAAGCTCCCGCCGGAGCGCCGTGACCGCGTGAGCGCGTATCTCATGTACCTCGGCACGCGCGACTCCACGTACGCCAAGATCGCACTCAAGACCGTGGCCGATCAGGGCGATACGGTGGGCTATCCCGAGTTGGTGGCCTTGCTGTCGTTGCAGCGCGGCGACAAGGCGACCGCTGAGCGTCTCGCGCGGAGCTTCCCGTTGCCTGATTCGCTGCGCAAGTCGGTGATCGGCACGACTGGCATGCGCATGGTCTCGCGGGCGCTGGTGCTTTCGGAACTGGGCAACACACGTAGGGCGGTGGAAACGCTGGAAGCTATTGATCCCGTGCGTTTCCAACGCAGCGATGCGCTCGACATCACCTGGGCGGTGTATGTCCGTCAGTTCATGTTGCGCGGCCAGTTGTATGAAAAGCTCGACGAGCGAGCCAAGGCCCTTGCCTCGTACGAGCGCTTTCTGACACTGTGGCAGGAGGCTGAAGAGCCGCTGCAGCCACAGCTCCGGGAAGCCCGGGAAGCCGTGGCGCGCCTGCGCGATGCCGCAGTCACCCGCCCCGGCTGATCATCACTTTGTTCCGGACGGTTGCATGGTCCCCACTGCCCCTGAAGCACTGTTGACCGCCATCCGTGGCCGTGATCGCGCCACGATCGAACGGATGTTGCGGGATGATCCGGCGCTGTCCACGCAGCGTGCGGCCGGTGGCGAGTCGCTGGTGTTGCACGCCTGTTATCTCGGTGCCGCCGAACTCGCCCCGCTGTTGCTGCACGGGCGTAAGCCCGATGCTCCGGAGTCTGCCGCGCTGGGTGATGTGACGGCGTTGCGCTCCGCCATCGAAAATGACGATGATGCCCGTGTACGTCGCAGCAGTGATGGCTGGTCGCCACTGCATCTCGCGGCATTCTTCGGTCAGGTCGATGCCGTGGCACTACTCATCGATCACGGTGCACCATTGGATGCGCTGAGCACCAACGCCACCCGCAATACACCGCTGCATGCGGCGTTGGCCGGTGCCACCAATGCCACCATTGTGCGGCGGCTGGTGTTTGCCGGCGCCGATGTGGGCGCACGCGGCGCGCACGGCATCACCCCGTTGCATCTCGCGGCGTCGCGTGGCGATCAGGCGTTGTGCGACCTGCTCATCACGCGGGGCGCCGATGCACACGCGAAGATGGAAGACGGTAGCACACCCGCCATGTTGGCGATTGCCCGGGGCTTCCACGAGGTGGGCGAGAAGCTGGCCGCCATCGGCACAGACAGTTGAGGCCGTTACCGGCGCATTGAGCCTATGTAGCCGTTGGTGCGTCGCATCACCAACTGGCCGGATCTTCGTGATATGGCGCGGGTCGTACTCAAGCGGCGGCGAAAGCCGCGGTAGTTCGCTTTGAGATCCCTCCAGCCAGGAGCATTCCATGAACACACGCCAGATACTCGGAACGTTGGCCGTGCTTGCTGTAACGGCCGCTTGCGGTAATACGGCCGATGGAGCGAAGCAGGACGCGGAGAATGCAGCGGACAAGACCGCTGAGTTGGCCGCGGATGCGGGCACCAAGGTAGAAGGCGCCCTCGAGACGGGTCAGGTGAAAACCGCGCTCACCACCGACACACGTATCGACGCCAGTGACATCAACGTCGATACCAATGAAGACACCAAGACGGTGACACTGCGCGGCACCGTGCCCACGGAAGAGCAGAAGAAGCTCGCCGAGGAAGTCGCCACCGCGAAGGCGGTGGGTTACAAGGTGACCAACGATCTCACGATCAAGCCGAAGTAACCCAGATCGCAGCCGAGCGCACGTCAGGCGTGCGCCGGCGACACGGAGGCCGGACCGACCAGCATCGGTTCGGCCTCCGTTGTCGTTTCGACGTCCAGTGCGGGCGCCAGCAACTTGTACAGCACGGGGGTCACCAGACGCGCGATGAGCGTGCTGGATACGAGTCCGCCGATGATCACCCAGGCGAGCGGCGAATACAGCCCCGACCCCTGCACCGCGAGTGGCAACAGCCCACCGATGGCCGTGAACGTGGTGAGTACGATGGGCAGGAAGCGGATCTCGCCGGCACGACGAATGGCCTCGTCGAGTGGCACCCCTTCCCGCCGCAACTGATCGGTGAAGTCCACCAGCAGAATGCTCGTCTTGATCTCGATGCCCACCAGCGCCACAAATCCGATCATCGCCGTGAAGCTCAGGGTGTAGCCGCTGAAGAGCAGCGCGACAATACCACCAACGACACCCAGTGGAATCACCGACGCCACCACCAAGGTGGTGCGGAAGTCGCGGAATTCGAGCACAAGAATGGCCAGGATGGCAAACACCGCCACAATGATGGCGCTGCCGATGCCACCAAAGCTTTCCTCTCGACTTTCGATTTCGCCGGCCGGATGCAACGTGTACCCGGCAGGCAAAGCGATGGAGTCGAGGCGCGCGATCACGGTGCGTGTGACGGCGTCGGTATTGAATCCCGATCGCACGTAACTGGTCACGGTCACACTGCGCTGGCGGTCCTTGTGATCGATGGTGGTGGGCGAGGCTTCGAAGCGGGTGGTCGCCAACTGCGACAGCGGCACCATGGCCCCCGTCACACTGCTCACGAAGATGCGTTCGAGCGCTTCGGGTGCCGGCCGGCCCTGATGGGCAATGCGCACCATGAGCGGATACTCTTCGCCATTGTCGGCGCGGATTTTTCCGGCTTCGAGTCCGGCAATACCCAGGCGCAGGGTGCGTTCCACTTCCGCACTGGGTACGCCCAACAAGCCGGCCTTCTGCTTGTCCACCACGAGCTGCAGATCGGAGCGACGCAGACGCACGGGATTGTTCACATACTGCGTACCGGCGGTGCTGGCCAACACCGCTTCGTACTGTGCGGCGATGTGTTGCAACGTATCGAGGTCGGTGCCTTCTACACGCATGGCGATGGGCGCGTCGATAGGCGGGCCGTTCTCGAACTCCTTGAGTTCGATACGGGCTCCGGGATACAACGCCAGCTTCTCGCGCAACGAATCGAGCACCACGGGCGTGCGCACGTTGTCGTATTCGTTGAGCAACACCAGCATCTGCGCGCGATTGGGCGCCTCGGCACGCTGGAACACGTTGTAGTACACGGCCGGGTTGTCCTTGCCCACATTGGCCAGCACCGCCCGCGTGGACGGATGTGCACCGATCACGCCTTCGGCATATCGCACCGCCCGATTGGTTTCCGCCAGCGACGTGCCATCGGGTGTGGCAATGTCTACGTGGTACTGTGGTGTGCCGGCCTTGGGAAAGAGCGAGAAGCCCACGGCTGGCACCAGCGCCACCGCACCAACGATGAGCAGCGCCGACACGGCGAGCGTGACGTAGGGTCTGGCCATCGCGCGTCCCAGGAGCGGCGCATAGGTGCGATGGATGGCGCGGTCGAGCCATTGCAGTGCACGATTGCCATGCTCCGATTCCGTGCGTGGCATCAAGCGACTGGCCAGCCATGGAATGATGGTGAGCGAGACGAACAAGCTGGCCAACACCGCGTACACCACTGCGATCGGCAATGACCGGATATACTTGCCGGCAAGCCCCGGCAGGAACAGCAGCGGCAGGAAGGCAAAGATGAGCGTTCCGGTGGCGCCCACCACGGCCACACCAATCTGCTTGGTGGCTTCGATCGCAGCAGCCGTGCGCGAATAGCCTTGCCGCAGAAAACGTGAGATGTTCTCCACCACCACGATGGAGTCATCCACCAGCAACCCCAGCGCGATCACAAAACCCACGATCGAGAGCTGATTGATGGAGAAGCCAGTGGCATAGAGCATCGTGACGGCCATTGCGAGCGACAGCGGAATGGAGATCATCACGATGATCGACGCCCGTGTACCCAGGGGCAGCAATGTGATGAGCACCAGCAGAATGGCGATCACAAAGTCTTCACCCAGACGGGCCAGTCTCCGGTCGACATTCTCCGACTGATCGAAACCACGGGCCAATGTGACGCTCTTGGGCAGCGTGGGTTCGAATTCATCGAGCACCTGCCAGACGGCCTGTTTGACGCTGGAAACGTTTTGTCCTTTTTGTACGGCCACGGTCACCCACATGGCACGTTCCCCGTTCCAGCGACCCATGTGCACCGGATCACCGTCACCCCACGATACCGTGGCCACGTCCTGCACCCGCACCATGGCTCCATTGGCGCCGGCAATCACGGTGCGTTCCACATCGGCCGCGGTGCGATACCGCCCGGTGGTAGCCACGTTGTAGCGCCGCGTGCCCACGTCCACTGATCCGCCGGGGATCTGCGTGTTGTCACTGCCCAGCGCATTGAGCACCTGCGACGGCGTGATACCCAGTCGAGCCAGACGACCAAGATCGAGCGTCACCTGCATTTCACGCGGCGGTGCGGCCCAGCGTTTGGCGTGTTTGACACCGGGCACTTGCTCGAGCGCATCCTCGAGGCGCTTGGCGATATCGTCCACCTGTGTGAACGGTGCTGACGGTGCGACCAGTGCCACCTGAAACACGGTCAGATCGGAATTCTCGTTGCGCTGGATATCCAGGCGATTGAGGGCCGCCGGCAGGGTGGGACGCAGAGCATTCACCTCGCGTACGACCTGATCGTATTTGCGTTCGGCGTCCACATCGGGATCGAACTCCACGCGCACCACCGACAGACCATCGGAGCTGGTGCTTTCCAGCTTGATGACATCGGTGAGTGTCTTGAGCTGCTTCTCCACCGGATCGGTGACGAGTTGTTCCATGTCTTCCGGCGATGCACCCGGATAGACGGCCACCACGGTGAAGATGGGAACAGGGAAATCCGGATCTTCGGCGCGCGGGATGGCCATCCAGCTCGACACCCCAAGTGCGGCGAACATCAGGAACAGCAGCACCGTGAACTGCCACCGCTTCACGGCAAATTCGGCGAGAGCGCTGAGGGGGTTCACGGTGTGCTCCCCGCAGTGTTGTTCTTCTCCCGGCGCGAGGTCGCAGAGGCAGCCGGTGACGCCGAGTCGAGTGTCGCCTGGGTAATGATACGAACGCGTGCGCCATGGGCCACGTACGGTGCGCCCCGCGTGATCACGCGAGCCTCGGCATCGAGTCCGTCCACGGTGGCGTGGTCGCCCTGCAACTGCACGACACGCACCCGTACGGCCTGCGCGATGGGTTCACCCGCAGTGGACACGGTGAACACGGTCGCCGAGTCGCGGTCGGCTTCGATGAGAGCATCCACCGGAATGGCGTGTCGTGTGGCGCTGGTGTTTGCGTCCGCCGAGCGAGTGGGTTGGACCTGCACCGTGAGTTGTCCCACGAGACCATTGGGCAGTGCCTCGGCACCACTCAGCGACACTTCCACCGTGAAGGTGCCGGTGCGTGCGTCGGCGGCGCGTCCGAGCAACACCACGTTGCCCGTAAACGTACGCTCCGGGATGGCGTCGAAGTGCACCGTTGCCTTGTCACCGGTGCGCACGCGCAATGCATCACGATCCGTGAGTCCGGCCCGCAATACACGACCGCGCTGTGAGCCTCCAAGTGACAGCACCGATTGCCCAGCGGCGACGGTGCTGCCGGGTGTGCCCTGCCGGCGCAGTACGATGCCGGCTTCTGGCGCAACGATGATGGCGTATTCACGGTTCACGCGGGCCGTGGCAAGATCCGCACGTGCCGCGTCGAGCGCCGACGTGACATCCTGCAACTGCGAGAGTGTAGCCACACTGTCGGCGGCGAGTCGCTCGAGACGTGCATGATCCCGCTGGGCTTTGTCCACGGCGACCTGCGCTTTGGTGACCGCAGCGTCGATCTCGCGCAGATCGAGGGCCGCCAACAGTTGACCGCGCTGCACGGTGGCGCCTTCGTCGACCAGCACGCGTGCCACCACACCGCCGATCTTGAACGCGAGGGGGATTTCGTCACGCGAGCCGAATGTGCCAGTCACAGTGACGGGCGCGGCTGCGGACGCATGGCGAACCGGAGCGACACTCACGGGGATCGCGGAAGACGTGGTGGCCGCGGCGCTGTCAGCAGCCGGAGCGGCACCGCGATCGGTGCAGGCAACAAACAGGGGCAACAGCGGCAGCATCGCCACCGGCAGATACATCGTGGGGCGCAGAGAATGAGAATGGGCAGACATGGGAGACTCGTGGAGGTGTGAACGCGGAGTCGGAAAATTCAGAGAAATGCGGTGTGCATCAGTTGGGCAGCGTGCGCAGGGCCGCGGCGCGTTCGAGCTCCACGAGACGTGAAGCGAGCGCAAAACGTGTGACCACCTGGTTGATGGCGGCCGCGGTGAACGCGGTACGTGCGCTCAGGAAATCCACCGGGGTGGCCAGCCCTTCGGCGTAGCGACGCTGCACCAGCGTGAACGCACGCTGCGCTGCGTTGTAGCGATCGTCGGCGGTGGTGAGCCCCGAGCGAGCAACACGCACCGCGTCGATGGCATTGTCGACCTGCAGACGAATGGCCCGTTGCGCTTCCTGCTGCCGATACTCGGCTTCGCTGCGCAATGCCTGCGCCTGTTCGCGACGCGCGGCATCCTGTGTGCCGTTGAACAGATTCCACGACAACACGAGTGATGCGAGTGCGACGTCGCTATTGCGATCGAAGCGATAGCTGTTGCCTTGCACGCCGTAGCTGGCCGCGAGGGCGAGATTGGGCAGATACGAGGCGGTGGCGACACGCTCCTGCGCCTGAGCGAGCCGGATGCCGCCGGTGGCCTGCGCAATTTCTTCACGACGGGCGAGGGCATGAGCCACCAGTGCGTCGGCGGCCACCGTATCGGCGTGCACGATCGAGCTGTCGGCGGCAAGGCGTACCTCGGTGTCGGCATCGCGATTGCGCAGCATGTTCACCGCGCGGCGTGCCGCATCCCGCTGGCGCCTGGCGTCGTCGAGTTGCTGCTGCAGTTCACTGCGTTCGGCACGCGCGCGGAGAAGCACATCGGGGGTCGCCTGGCCGGCACCGATCAGGCGTTCGCTCACCCGCATGTGCTCATCGAGTACGGGCACGGTGGCTTCGAATGTTTCCACGGCGCGTGAGGCGGTGGCGTATCCCAACCAGGCGAGTTGCACGTCGGCGGCGAGTTGACGCATGGCGGCCTGGCGTCCCGCTCCTACGAAGTCGCGCTGTGCCCGCGCGGCGGCGCGTGCCCCGAACAGCGCGTCATTGAACAGGGGCAGGGTCATT contains these protein-coding regions:
- a CDS encoding serine/threonine-protein kinase → MSDPSSQDIESRLRTALAGQYRVEGLLGQGGMGAVFRAHDEALDRPVAIKVVSPDMAASAELRQRFVMESRTVARLRHPNIVAVYAAGEVDGLLYFVMEFVPGESLRDRLTREHKLSEHDAAPILRDMGLALDYAHAAGVVHRDVKPENVLLDRETGRAMLTDFGVARALQSNVQLTGAGFVLGSPRYMSPEQAGGEPSIDGRSDLYSLGLIAVEMITGTPAVEATTAATVLIKHLTEQVPSLAVSAPGTSETVSQAVDLLLRKDPNERWARGRDFAAAVMGEPIPGTTPAPGALSRTTANARASRAAKTMRTWIGAGVGTLAAVAAGVFFLGNRGSSSDKEWIVAPFEVQSPDRSLDWLREGGLNMLTISLAQWKDLHVVEYERTLDLLRDEKLEDARRVGLEDAQRLARRGGAGRVVLGQLTLAGDSVIATANLYDVRSGKVTDRARAAALRTADPRGLFEQLAGELLDLVGGPRLSLDLAQQTTTSVEAYRLYLTGLRALNSWRLAQADSMFSQAIELDSTFALAYYRRSLGQGWRGRMDSSMLFDVDHAVQYASRLPSRQQEIVRGQAELTRGFVNMATGDPVASRASFLQSRDRFAKLVVIDSLDAEAWYALADADYHLVWSTSYGRNADSASKYLNESMRAFQRTIRLDSTFHLAYQHLVDLYERAAVPRSFILVNDSIKAGGSEANERRVGTPERIATLRTAASARAREAALGWIAADPDASQARLSLATNLEAAGMADSAVKVLQATMARSSTNSAAVPWRILRIRARQLQPGIGRAYADLLGRTPVDSFAAMGLLERYSALTDAMSAAGLSGRLSLLPTAADLLTNTTVMLPAVAQTPTRVIAQWFALAVRGGAGVPLTTAEKAQFDEVTSILSKLPPERRDRVSAYLMYLGTRDSTYAKIALKTVADQGDTVGYPELVALLSLQRGDKATAERLARSFPLPDSLRKSVIGTTGMRMVSRALVLSELGNTRRAVETLEAIDPVRFQRSDALDITWAVYVRQFMLRGQLYEKLDERAKALASYERFLTLWQEAEEPLQPQLREAREAVARLRDAAVTRPG
- a CDS encoding glycerophosphodiester phosphodiesterase, producing the protein MSLLGTGVLLTLPACRGGASAPSGAVMPAARPLVIAHRGASGHRPEHTIAAYTLAVEMGADYIEPDLVSTRDGVLVARHENEIGGTTDVAERYPSRKTRKVIDGDTVSGWFTEDFTIAELRTLRARERLAFRSHDFDGQFAIPTFDEVLALADSLSKARGRVVGVYPETKHPTYFRSIGLPLEPALLRSLRARGLDRADAPVFIQSFEVGNLRALRPETRVRLVLLLSSGQVPYDRRTGAQWVTPEGLREIRTFADAIGVNTRMIVGGDSASVPTSLIGDAHAAGLKVHVWTLRSESVFLGKRYGGDPLAEVQEFVRLGVDGMFGDFPDVVRKGVGG
- a CDS encoding efflux RND transporter periplasmic adaptor subunit — its product is MSAHSHSLRPTMYLPVAMLPLLPLFVACTDRGAAPAADSAAATTSSAIPVSVAPVRHASAAAPVTVTGTFGSRDEIPLAFKIGGVVARVLVDEGATVQRGQLLAALDLREIDAAVTKAQVAVDKAQRDHARLERLAADSVATLSQLQDVTSALDAARADLATARVNREYAIIVAPEAGIVLRRQGTPGSTVAAGQSVLSLGGSQRGRVLRAGLTDRDALRVRTGDKATVHFDAIPERTFTGNVVLLGRAADARTGTFTVEVSLSGAEALPNGLVGQLTVQVQPTRSADANTSATRHAIPVDALIEADRDSATVFTVSTAGEPIAQAVRVRVVQLQGDHATVDGLDAEARVITRGAPYVAHGARVRIITQATLDSASPAASATSRREKNNTAGSTP
- a CDS encoding efflux RND transporter permease subunit, which translates into the protein MNPLSALAEFAVKRWQFTVLLFLMFAALGVSSWMAIPRAEDPDFPVPIFTVVAVYPGASPEDMEQLVTDPVEKQLKTLTDVIKLESTSSDGLSVVRVEFDPDVDAERKYDQVVREVNALRPTLPAALNRLDIQRNENSDLTVFQVALVAPSAPFTQVDDIAKRLEDALEQVPGVKHAKRWAAPPREMQVTLDLGRLARLGITPSQVLNALGSDNTQIPGGSVDVGTRRYNVATTGRYRTAADVERTVIAGANGAMVRVQDVATVSWGDGDPVHMGRWNGERAMWVTVAVQKGQNVSSVKQAVWQVLDEFEPTLPKSVTLARGFDQSENVDRRLARLGEDFVIAILLVLITLLPLGTRASIIVMISIPLSLAMAVTMLYATGFSINQLSIVGFVIALGLLVDDSIVVVENISRFLRQGYSRTAAAIEATKQIGVAVVGATGTLIFAFLPLLFLPGLAGKYIRSLPIAVVYAVLASLFVSLTIIPWLASRLMPRTESEHGNRALQWLDRAIHRTYAPLLGRAMARPYVTLAVSALLIVGAVALVPAVGFSLFPKAGTPQYHVDIATPDGTSLAETNRAVRYAEGVIGAHPSTRAVLANVGKDNPAVYYNVFQRAEAPNRAQMLVLLNEYDNVRTPVVLDSLREKLALYPGARIELKEFENGPPIDAPIAMRVEGTDLDTLQHIAAQYEAVLASTAGTQYVNNPVRLRRSDLQLVVDKQKAGLLGVPSAEVERTLRLGIAGLEAGKIRADNGEEYPLMVRIAHQGRPAPEALERIFVSSVTGAMVPLSQLATTRFEASPTTIDHKDRQRSVTVTSYVRSGFNTDAVTRTVIARLDSIALPAGYTLHPAGEIESREESFGGIGSAIIVAVFAILAILVLEFRDFRTTLVVASVIPLGVVGGIVALLFSGYTLSFTAMIGFVALVGIEIKTSILLVDFTDQLRREGVPLDEAIRRAGEIRFLPIVLTTFTAIGGLLPLAVQGSGLYSPLAWVIIGGLVSSTLIARLVTPVLYKLLAPALDVETTTEAEPMLVGPASVSPAHA
- a CDS encoding ankyrin repeat domain-containing protein; amino-acid sequence: MVPTAPEALLTAIRGRDRATIERMLRDDPALSTQRAAGGESLVLHACYLGAAELAPLLLHGRKPDAPESAALGDVTALRSAIENDDDARVRRSSDGWSPLHLAAFFGQVDAVALLIDHGAPLDALSTNATRNTPLHAALAGATNATIVRRLVFAGADVGARGAHGITPLHLAASRGDQALCDLLITRGADAHAKMEDGSTPAMLAIARGFHEVGEKLAAIGTDS
- a CDS encoding TolC family protein; the protein is MSSASRRTFAAAIVLTPAITAAQQAPPPADSQTARAILDGYVSEALSANLALAQQTAALRRANAGLREANGRFLPSVGLNARYSEFSGVVNIGDFINPAYAALNQLIGEARFPTNVAATLPFRQETKLEMTLPLFNDALFGARAAARAQRDFVGAGRQAAMRQLAADVQLAWLGYATASRAVETFEATVPVLDEHMRVSERLIGAGQATPDVLLRARAERSELQQQLDDARRQRDAARRAVNMLRNRDADTEVRLAADSSIVHADTVAADALVAHALARREEIAQATGGIRLAQAQERVATASYLPNLALAASYGVQGNSYRFDRNSDVALASLVLSWNLFNGTQDAARREQAQALRSEAEYRQQEAQRAIRLQVDNAIDAVRVARSGLTTADDRYNAAQRAFTLVQRRYAEGLATPVDFLSARTAFTAAAINQVVTRFALASRLVELERAAALRTLPN
- a CDS encoding BON domain-containing protein; translation: MNTRQILGTLAVLAVTAACGNTADGAKQDAENAADKTAELAADAGTKVEGALETGQVKTALTTDTRIDASDINVDTNEDTKTVTLRGTVPTEEQKKLAEEVATAKAVGYKVTNDLTIKPK